In a genomic window of Phycisphaerales bacterium:
- a CDS encoding VOC family protein produces MLNRPCHFEIHSTDPEKSLAFFKDVFGWSVHKWESPTQEYWLLGTGDCCGPEAGKQPGINGGLMRSRDGKDRTVNTIQVDDVHRVLKAVEAAGGKVVVPTMAIPGVGWLAYCKTPRGIFLV; encoded by the coding sequence ATGCTGAACCGCCCCTGCCACTTTGAGATTCATTCCACCGACCCCGAGAAGTCGCTCGCGTTCTTCAAGGACGTGTTTGGATGGAGCGTGCACAAGTGGGAATCACCGACGCAGGAGTACTGGCTGCTGGGCACGGGCGACTGCTGCGGGCCGGAGGCGGGCAAGCAGCCGGGGATCAACGGCGGGCTGATGCGGTCGCGCGACGGCAAGGACCGCACGGTGAACACGATCCAGGTGGATGATGTGCACCGGGTGCTGAAGGCCGTGGAGGCGGCGGGCGGGAAGGTCGTGGTGCCGACGATGGCGATCCCGGGGGTGGGCTGGCTGGCGTACTGCAAGACCCCGCGGGGCATCTTTTTGGTGTGA
- a CDS encoding PQQ-binding-like beta-propeller repeat protein gives MITSTDTTTATHSGRVILRGQGFGDRTTAGGGGTLLVNGLPAHYARWSDTHISLYIPEQATPGPATISLTTESGTAAANITITPRPPADGKLLWKFKTDGPIIRHRGRVAADGTVYASDSLGFLYSIAPSGALNWVYCADCVNGTGSEGPVALGHDGTIYVGGNPLGPETNIHAVNADGTRKWLYTDIWTDCVAGPSVGPDGNVYAVMETAGAGLTCLDPATGQRLWAALPPGQRFDERGQWGADITFGPTTPGGHPNQIYVTFDMRPMQVPIPQGANSALFAFGTDGAHKWSVAVGGQSIAGGQQQGEAAVGHDGTVYECSLLPPNAWALYAHDPSNGSTKWNLYLPPGNVISEPTVANDGTVYIVRNTIHIHAVNSSGAVQWTYTDPTGSLYEAAVESPDGRMVISAGSIGDTMTFSGHIRAVTGTGQNLWSLFLPRENNTPIIPRTRAFYSPDSRRAYLGTSGREVAGEEYAYLLALDTAPPAPTSCDADFNQDGDTATDQDIESFFACLGGTCCDTCLSADFNADGDTATDQDIESFFRVLGGGNC, from the coding sequence GTGATCACCTCCACCGACACGACAACCGCGACCCACAGCGGCCGCGTCATCCTCCGCGGCCAGGGCTTCGGCGACCGCACCACTGCCGGTGGGGGGGGCACGCTGCTCGTCAACGGCCTCCCCGCCCACTACGCCCGCTGGTCCGACACCCACATCAGCCTCTACATCCCCGAGCAGGCGACCCCCGGCCCCGCCACCATCAGCCTCACCACCGAGTCCGGTACCGCCGCCGCCAACATCACCATCACCCCGCGCCCGCCCGCCGACGGCAAGCTCCTCTGGAAGTTCAAGACCGACGGTCCCATCATCCGCCACCGCGGCCGCGTCGCCGCCGACGGCACCGTCTACGCCTCCGACTCCCTCGGCTTCCTCTACTCCATCGCCCCCAGCGGCGCCCTCAACTGGGTCTACTGCGCCGACTGCGTCAACGGCACCGGCTCCGAGGGCCCCGTGGCCCTCGGCCACGACGGCACCATTTACGTTGGGGGCAACCCCCTCGGCCCCGAGACCAACATCCACGCCGTCAATGCCGACGGCACCCGCAAGTGGCTCTACACCGACATCTGGACCGACTGCGTCGCCGGCCCCAGTGTCGGGCCCGACGGCAACGTCTACGCCGTGATGGAGACCGCCGGCGCCGGCCTCACCTGCCTCGACCCCGCCACCGGCCAGCGCCTCTGGGCCGCCCTCCCGCCCGGCCAGCGCTTCGACGAACGCGGCCAGTGGGGCGCCGACATCACCTTCGGCCCGACAACCCCCGGCGGCCACCCCAACCAGATCTACGTCACCTTCGACATGCGTCCCATGCAGGTCCCAATCCCGCAGGGCGCCAACTCCGCGCTCTTTGCCTTCGGCACTGACGGCGCGCACAAGTGGTCCGTCGCCGTGGGCGGCCAGTCGATCGCCGGCGGCCAGCAGCAGGGCGAGGCCGCCGTCGGCCACGACGGCACCGTCTACGAGTGCAGCCTGCTCCCGCCCAACGCCTGGGCCCTCTACGCCCACGATCCCAGTAACGGCAGCACCAAGTGGAACCTCTACCTGCCGCCGGGCAACGTCATCAGCGAGCCCACCGTCGCCAACGACGGCACCGTCTACATCGTCCGCAACACCATCCACATCCACGCCGTGAACAGCTCTGGCGCCGTGCAGTGGACCTACACAGACCCAACGGGCTCGTTGTACGAGGCCGCCGTCGAGAGCCCCGATGGCCGCATGGTCATCTCCGCCGGCAGCATCGGCGACACCATGACCTTCAGCGGCCACATCCGCGCCGTCACGGGCACGGGCCAAAACCTCTGGTCCCTCTTCCTCCCCCGCGAGAACAACACCCCCATCATCCCCCGCACCCGCGCCTTCTACAGCCCCGATTCCCGCCGCGCCTACCTCGGCACCAGCGGCCGCGAGGTCGCCGGTGAGGAGTACGCCTACCTCCTCGCCCTCGACACCGCCCCGCCCGCGCCCACCTCCTGCGACGCCGACTTCAACCAGGACGGCGACACCGCCACCGACCAGGACATCGAGTCCTTCTTCGCCTGCCTCGGCGGCACCTGCTGCGACACCTGCCTCTCCGCCGACTTCAACGCCGACGGCGACACCGCCACCGACCAGGACATCGAGTCCTTCTTCCGCGTCCTGGGCGGCGGCAACTGCTAA
- a CDS encoding phosphomannomutase/phosphoglucomutase, producing the protein MLGRVFKAYDIRGTYPDLLNDTMAWQIGYGASKFLLADAAAAGETTPMMKNIVVGRDMRQSSPSLTKQLIQGINDQGGDVIDIGLCDTSMIYFAINHLDCAGGVMVTASHNPPNYNGFKISKRKAKPVGEVSGLAEVRKHAAMVDKATLVKQHGRLEQRDLWPAYARHVRSFLDLSAASKPLKVVIDASNGMAGTMIPKVFGKQSPLGAVPGLQIIEVNFDNTKGVFAHEPNPLVAANLRQVQEAVLKEKADVGFCYDGDADRCMVIDEKGKAVGCDHLTALLAKHFLAKAPGSPIVYDLRSTKAVAEDVLKAGGKPVRGRVGHVFLKQAMAEQNAVFGGELSGHFYFRDNYNADSGAIAMCTVLTILAQNQGKKTMSQLIAPIARYAQSGEINFQIEDKDAALKALKEAHGPAANPSAQMDELDGVTIDLWKTDASSGGGWWLNVRKSNTEPLLRLNLEAKDQATLDKVFAMVAPKLGKRADH; encoded by the coding sequence ATGCTCGGACGCGTCTTCAAGGCTTACGACATCCGCGGCACCTACCCCGACCTGCTCAACGACACCATGGCGTGGCAGATCGGCTACGGCGCGAGCAAGTTCCTCCTCGCCGACGCCGCGGCCGCGGGCGAGACCACGCCCATGATGAAGAACATCGTCGTGGGCCGCGACATGCGGCAGTCCAGCCCCAGCCTCACCAAGCAGCTCATCCAGGGCATCAACGACCAGGGCGGGGACGTCATCGACATCGGCCTGTGCGACACCTCGATGATCTACTTCGCCATCAACCACCTCGACTGCGCGGGCGGCGTCATGGTGACCGCCTCCCACAACCCGCCCAACTACAACGGTTTCAAGATCTCCAAGCGCAAGGCCAAGCCCGTGGGCGAAGTCTCCGGCCTGGCCGAGGTCCGCAAGCACGCCGCCATGGTGGACAAGGCCACCCTCGTCAAGCAGCACGGCCGCCTCGAGCAGCGCGACCTCTGGCCCGCCTACGCCCGCCACGTCCGCTCCTTCCTTGACCTCTCCGCCGCCTCCAAGCCGCTCAAGGTCGTCATCGACGCCAGCAACGGCATGGCCGGCACCATGATCCCCAAGGTCTTCGGCAAGCAGTCGCCCCTCGGCGCCGTCCCCGGCCTCCAGATCATCGAGGTCAACTTCGACAACACCAAGGGCGTCTTCGCCCACGAGCCCAACCCCCTCGTCGCCGCCAACCTCCGCCAGGTCCAGGAGGCCGTGCTCAAGGAGAAGGCCGACGTGGGCTTCTGCTACGACGGCGACGCCGACCGTTGCATGGTCATCGACGAGAAGGGCAAGGCCGTGGGCTGCGACCACCTCACCGCCCTGCTGGCGAAACACTTCCTCGCCAAGGCCCCCGGCTCGCCAATCGTCTACGACCTCCGCTCCACCAAGGCCGTGGCCGAGGACGTGCTCAAGGCGGGCGGCAAGCCCGTCCGCGGCCGCGTCGGCCACGTCTTCCTCAAGCAGGCCATGGCCGAGCAGAACGCCGTCTTCGGCGGCGAGCTCTCGGGCCACTTCTACTTCCGCGACAACTACAACGCCGACAGCGGCGCCATCGCCATGTGCACCGTGCTCACCATCCTCGCCCAGAACCAGGGCAAGAAGACCATGAGCCAGCTCATCGCCCCCATCGCCCGCTACGCCCAGTCCGGCGAGATCAACTTCCAGATCGAGGACAAGGACGCCGCCCTTAAGGCCTTGAAGGAAGCCCACGGCCCCGCCGCCAACCCCAGCGCCCAGATGGACGAGCTCGACGGCGTCACCATCGACCTCTGGAAGACCGACGCCTCTAGCGGCGGCGGCTGGTGGCTCAACGTCCGCAAGAGCAACACCGAGCCCCTGCTCCGTTTGAACCTCGAGGCCAAGGACCAGGCCACCCTCGACAAGGTCTTCGCCATGGTCGCCCCCAAGCTCGGCAAGCGCGCGG